A region from the Caldicellulosiruptor naganoensis genome encodes:
- a CDS encoding biotin/lipoyl-containing protein, with product MRKFKVKINDQEFLVEVEEVTSSPKNTFTPPKTKFEIEKTVAQTKKEPSIETSISSSNKNAVYAQLPGTIVRILKSEGEMVSLKDPILVLEAMKMENEVFPLAEGKIKKIYVKEGQKVSKGDLLFEIE from the coding sequence ATGAGAAAATTCAAGGTTAAAATAAACGACCAGGAGTTTTTAGTTGAAGTGGAAGAGGTTACATCTTCTCCAAAAAATACATTTACACCCCCAAAAACAAAGTTTGAAATAGAAAAAACTGTTGCACAGACAAAGAAGGAACCTTCGATAGAAACATCTATTTCTTCATCAAACAAAAATGCTGTGTATGCCCAGCTTCCCGGTACAATAGTGAGAATTCTCAAAAGTGAAGGTGAAATGGTCTCTCTTAAAGACCCTATTTTAGTGCTTGAGGCTATGAAGATGGAAAATGAGGTATTTCCACTTGCTGAAGGCAAAATAAAAAAGATATATGTCAAAGAGGGGCAGAAGGTTTCAAAAGGTGATTTGCTATTTGAGATTGAATAA
- a CDS encoding acyl-CoA carboxylase subunit beta, protein MTDKLKELKQRRERILKLGGEDKVKKQHESRKLTCRERIEYLLDEGSFNEIDMFVEHRCQDFDMKDTYVPSDGVVTGYGTINGRKVFVYAQDFTSVGGSLGEMHAKKICKVLDLAMKYGCPVIGINDSGGARIQEGVDALAGYGEIFFRNTMASGVIPQIAAIMGPCAGGAVYSPAIMDFIFMVDKTSQMFVTGPQVIKAVTGEEISLEELGGALTHNSKSGVAHFIAEDEHTLLDMIKYLLSFLPSNNMDDPPYVMSSDSGKRVIPELESVIPDEPNKAYDVKDIIYRVVDNEEFLEVLPYFAQNAVVGFGRIGGFSVGIVANQPKVNAGVLDYDSSDKIARFVRFCDAFNIPIVTFTDVPGFLPGVNQEHNGIIRHGAKILYAYSEATVPKINVILRKAYGGAYIAMSSKHIGADFVFAWPTAEIAVMGPDGAANIIFRKEIQASSNPEEERRKRILEYTQKFANPYVAAARGYVDDVIEPKFTRNKIIEALNISATKRESRPPKKHGNIPL, encoded by the coding sequence ATGACCGACAAGCTAAAGGAACTCAAGCAAAGGCGCGAAAGGATATTAAAACTTGGAGGAGAAGATAAGGTAAAAAAACAACATGAAAGCAGAAAACTTACTTGCAGAGAACGAATCGAATATCTGCTTGATGAAGGTAGTTTTAATGAAATTGATATGTTTGTTGAACATAGATGCCAAGATTTTGATATGAAAGACACATATGTACCCTCAGATGGGGTTGTGACAGGATATGGTACAATAAACGGCAGAAAGGTTTTTGTATATGCCCAGGATTTTACGTCCGTAGGTGGTTCGCTTGGAGAAATGCATGCCAAAAAGATATGCAAAGTGCTGGATTTGGCTATGAAGTATGGCTGCCCTGTAATTGGCATTAACGACTCTGGTGGTGCGAGAATTCAGGAAGGAGTAGATGCTCTGGCCGGGTATGGAGAGATATTTTTCAGAAATACTATGGCATCTGGTGTAATCCCACAAATTGCAGCCATAATGGGACCTTGTGCCGGCGGTGCTGTATATTCTCCAGCAATAATGGACTTTATTTTTATGGTTGACAAGACAAGCCAGATGTTTGTCACAGGGCCTCAGGTAATAAAAGCAGTGACAGGTGAGGAGATATCCTTAGAAGAGCTTGGGGGGGCTTTGACTCACAATTCAAAAAGCGGTGTTGCACATTTTATAGCAGAAGATGAACACACCTTGCTTGATATGATTAAGTATCTATTGTCATTCTTGCCCTCAAATAACATGGATGATCCACCATATGTGATGTCTTCGGATTCAGGAAAAAGAGTAATACCAGAACTTGAGAGTGTTATTCCTGATGAACCAAATAAGGCATATGACGTAAAAGACATTATATACAGGGTTGTAGATAATGAAGAGTTTTTAGAGGTTCTACCTTACTTTGCTCAAAACGCAGTTGTGGGATTTGGTAGGATAGGTGGTTTTAGCGTTGGAATTGTTGCAAACCAGCCAAAGGTAAATGCTGGTGTTTTAGATTATGACTCATCAGACAAGATAGCAAGATTTGTTAGATTCTGTGATGCATTTAACATTCCAATTGTGACATTTACAGATGTACCTGGTTTTTTACCAGGTGTTAACCAAGAGCACAATGGAATAATTCGTCATGGAGCAAAGATTTTATACGCCTACTCAGAAGCAACAGTTCCCAAAATTAACGTTATTTTGCGAAAGGCATATGGTGGGGCTTATATAGCAATGAGCAGCAAACATATCGGTGCAGATTTTGTATTTGCGTGGCCAACAGCAGAAATAGCAGTAATGGGGCCTGATGGTGCTGCAAATATTATCTTCAGAAAAGAGATTCAAGCTTCTTCAAATCCTGAGGAGGAGAGACGAAAACGAATTTTAGAGTATACCCAGAAATTTGCGAATCCTTACGTTGCTGCTGCAAGGGGATATGTAGATGATGTGATTGAGCCAAAGTTTACACGAAATAAGATTATTGAAGCTTTGAATATATCAGCCACAAAAAGAGAGTCAAGACCGCCTAAAAAGCATGGAAATATACCACTTTAA
- a CDS encoding IS1634 family transposase, producing MFVKITNAGGYQYVRLVENYRENGKVKQRVLFNFGRLDILKDDPAFKNIVKKLSDIVAETTTENAKAVTIESEEDISDAVVKNWGYIVYRKLWQELEIDKFLKGKAAKERKIKFDVDKVSFLMTIQRLIEPMSKLRTYHQRSKYFGFEEDIDLNQLYRCLDFLDSVKEDLETYLYQRNKDLFKMVVDVVFYDVTTIYFESCRADELKNFGFSKDNKVNEVQVVLGLLVDKEGRPIGYELFPGNTIDSKTMVKILRKLKEKFSIDKIIIVADKGLNSRINLKMIKEAGYDYIVASRLKNASKEILDEVFNEEGYKRLDGKRCLNAEEIYGDEFKYKVLERTNIVKDEEGKEFKIEENLIITYSSKRAKKDKEDRERLVRKAKELLENKGSITALEKKGARKYLKKKSKSEEYVLDEEAIKRDEKFDGYYAIQTSKKDMDVEEVLGAYHDLWKIEQSFRVMKSCLEVRPIYHFTESRIKGHFVICFLAFLLQRTLEYILRRKGKGISSERIMEAIYSMNFFEIEIKGKKYLIKQRIEGGAGDILNVIKIKGPKNFMTYEEGLEFIGISK from the coding sequence ATGTTTGTCAAAATTACTAATGCTGGCGGTTATCAGTATGTTAGGTTAGTCGAAAATTACCGTGAAAATGGTAAAGTAAAGCAAAGAGTACTATTTAACTTTGGTAGACTTGATATTCTCAAAGATGACCCCGCTTTTAAAAACATTGTAAAAAAACTATCTGATATTGTCGCTGAAACAACTACTGAGAATGCAAAAGCTGTTACTATTGAATCTGAAGAAGATATTTCGGATGCAGTTGTAAAAAACTGGGGATACATTGTATACAGAAAGTTATGGCAGGAGCTTGAAATTGATAAGTTTTTAAAAGGGAAAGCAGCAAAAGAGAGAAAGATAAAATTTGATGTAGACAAAGTAAGTTTTTTAATGACCATACAGAGATTGATAGAGCCAATGAGCAAACTAAGAACTTATCATCAGAGAAGCAAATATTTTGGATTTGAAGAGGATATAGATTTGAATCAATTGTACAGGTGTTTAGATTTTCTTGACAGTGTAAAAGAAGATTTAGAGACATACCTGTATCAGAGAAATAAAGACTTATTTAAGATGGTAGTTGATGTAGTGTTTTATGATGTGACGACAATATACTTTGAGAGTTGTAGAGCGGATGAACTTAAAAATTTTGGGTTTAGCAAAGACAACAAGGTAAATGAAGTGCAAGTTGTATTAGGGCTTTTGGTGGACAAAGAAGGCAGACCGATAGGGTATGAACTTTTTCCTGGTAATACGATAGATAGCAAGACGATGGTAAAGATACTGAGGAAGCTGAAGGAAAAATTTAGTATAGATAAGATAATAATAGTAGCAGACAAAGGGCTTAACAGCAGAATAAATTTAAAGATGATAAAAGAAGCTGGGTACGACTATATAGTAGCAAGCAGATTAAAGAATGCAAGTAAAGAAATTTTAGATGAAGTTTTTAATGAAGAAGGATATAAAAGACTTGATGGCAAAAGATGTTTGAATGCTGAAGAAATTTATGGTGATGAATTCAAATATAAGGTATTGGAAAGAACAAATATTGTCAAGGATGAAGAGGGTAAAGAGTTCAAAATAGAAGAGAATTTGATAATAACGTATTCAAGCAAGAGAGCCAAGAAAGACAAAGAAGACAGAGAGAGATTGGTAAGAAAAGCCAAAGAGCTTTTAGAGAACAAAGGAAGCATAACAGCCTTAGAAAAGAAAGGTGCAAGGAAATATTTGAAGAAGAAATCAAAATCAGAAGAATATGTATTGGATGAGGAAGCGATAAAACGAGATGAGAAATTTGACGGTTATTATGCAATTCAAACGAGCAAAAAGGATATGGATGTAGAAGAGGTTTTAGGAGCATATCACGATTTATGGAAGATAGAACAGTCATTCAGAGTAATGAAAAGCTGTTTAGAAGTGCGACCGATATATCACTTTACAGAAAGCAGAATAAAAGGACATTTTGTGATATGTTTTTTGGCATTTTTACTGCAAAGGACATTGGAATATATTTTGAGGAGAAAAGGTAAAGGAATAAGTAGTGAAAGGATAATGGAAGCAATATATTCAATGAACTTTTTTGAAATAGAGATAAAAGGGAAGAAATATTTGATAAAGCAAAGAATTGAGGGAGGAGCTGGAGATATACTGAATGTAATAAAGATAAAGGGTCCAAAAAACTTCATGACATATGAGGAAGGCTTAGAATTTATTGGTATTAGCAAATGA
- the speB gene encoding agmatinase, which produces MNFKLYKNSFLCSSEDYLNSKVVLAGIPLDFTVSFKPGSRFGPSKIREVSSGLEEYSVYQNKNLFNKVFCDMGDLELPFGNVDKCIDIIFEFGKKVFQDDKIPIFLGGEHLISFPLIKAAKEMYDELVVLHFDAHADMRDDYMGEKLSHATVMRRAGEVIEFKNLYQFGIRSGSEDEILFAKENSNIFFIYEMEKLFEVLPKLQNKKIYLSIDIDVVDPAFAPGTGTPEPGGLTSSQFLEIILKMKDLDIIGADIVEVSPYYDISDRTSLLAAKIVRELILLLG; this is translated from the coding sequence ATGAACTTTAAGCTGTATAAGAACTCTTTCCTGTGCTCATCTGAAGATTATCTGAACAGTAAAGTTGTACTTGCTGGAATACCTTTGGACTTTACAGTAAGTTTCAAACCTGGTTCACGTTTTGGACCGAGCAAAATAAGAGAAGTATCAAGTGGACTTGAAGAATATTCAGTATATCAGAACAAAAACCTCTTTAATAAAGTTTTTTGCGATATGGGAGATTTAGAACTCCCTTTTGGAAATGTAGATAAGTGCATCGACATAATATTCGAGTTTGGTAAAAAAGTATTTCAAGATGATAAAATTCCTATTTTCTTGGGTGGGGAGCATCTTATAAGTTTTCCTCTCATAAAAGCAGCAAAGGAGATGTATGATGAACTTGTTGTTTTACACTTTGACGCTCATGCTGATATGAGAGACGACTATATGGGCGAGAAACTTTCTCATGCAACAGTTATGAGAAGGGCTGGTGAAGTAATCGAGTTTAAAAATCTATACCAATTTGGTATAAGATCTGGTTCAGAAGATGAAATTTTGTTTGCAAAAGAAAACAGCAATATATTTTTCATTTACGAAATGGAAAAGCTCTTTGAAGTTCTTCCGAAACTACAAAACAAAAAAATATATTTATCAATTGACATTGACGTTGTTGACCCGGCATTTGCACCTGGCACCGGAACCCCTGAACCAGGAGGACTTACCTCTTCTCAGTTTTTGGAAATAATCTTAAAAATGAAGGACCTTGATATTATAGGTGCAGATATTGTAGAAGTTTCTCCTTATTATGATATTTCAGATAGAACATCTCTTCTTGCAGCAAAGATTGTACGAGAACTTATTCTTTTACTTGGCTAA
- the speE gene encoding polyamine aminopropyltransferase has translation MELWFIEQQTPDLGFTCKITKTIYTAKTKYQDLAILETKQFGKMLVLDGAVQTTIADEFCYHELIAHVPLFTHPNPKKVAVIGGGDGGVIREILKHEEVEKAYLVEIDEEVIEASKKYLPEISCALDDKRAEVIITDGIKFVSENKNMFDVIIVDSTDPVGPAVGLFESNFYQAVYECLKEDGLFVAQTESPFYDQDLIRNVFHSIKSIFPIARLYLGFIPTYPSGLWSFTMGSKKYDPLEVDISKIKKIDTKYYNPELHKALFALPTFVQKIIE, from the coding sequence ATGGAATTGTGGTTTATTGAGCAACAAACTCCAGATTTAGGGTTTACATGCAAAATAACAAAGACTATTTACACAGCCAAAACGAAATATCAAGATCTGGCGATACTTGAAACAAAGCAATTTGGCAAGATGCTTGTCTTGGACGGAGCTGTCCAGACAACAATTGCTGATGAATTTTGTTATCATGAACTGATAGCTCATGTTCCTCTATTTACTCATCCCAATCCCAAAAAGGTTGCGGTTATTGGTGGTGGAGACGGCGGAGTTATAAGAGAAATATTAAAGCATGAAGAGGTAGAAAAAGCATATTTGGTAGAGATTGATGAAGAAGTAATTGAAGCAAGTAAAAAATATCTTCCTGAGATAAGCTGTGCACTTGATGACAAGAGAGCAGAGGTTATAATCACAGATGGAATAAAATTTGTATCAGAAAATAAAAATATGTTTGATGTTATAATAGTTGACTCAACCGACCCTGTTGGTCCAGCTGTGGGATTATTTGAGAGCAACTTTTACCAAGCAGTGTATGAATGCCTCAAAGAGGATGGACTTTTCGTTGCGCAAACAGAGTCTCCTTTTTATGATCAAGATTTAATAAGAAACGTATTTCACTCAATAAAATCAATCTTTCCAATAGCAAGGCTATATCTTGGTTTTATTCCAACATATCCGAGCGGACTTTGGAGTTTTACAATGGGTTCTAAAAAATACGACCCGCTTGAGGTAGATATTTCAAAGATCAAGAAAATCGACACAAAGTATTATAATCCTGAGCTTCACAAAGCACTTTTTGCGCTACCTACGTTTGTTCAAAAAATCATTGAGTAG